A DNA window from Bubalus bubalis isolate 160015118507 breed Murrah chromosome 22, NDDB_SH_1, whole genome shotgun sequence contains the following coding sequences:
- the DSEL gene encoding dermatan-sulfate epimerase-like protein isoform X2, whose translation MALMFTGHCLFLVLVMFAFSTLEESVSNYSDWAVFPDDIDPFKTQRVQDVRPNQKPKKSTLHPRLYFDAGEIQAMRQKSRTTHLHLFRAIRSAVTAMLSNPTYYLPPPKHADFAAKWNEIYGNNLPPLALYCLLCPEDKVAFEFALEYMDRMVGYKDWLVENAPGDEVPVGHSLTGFATAFDFLYNLLDGRRRQKYLEKIWVITEEMYEYSKVRSWGKQLLHNHQATNMIALLTGALVTGVDKGTKVNLWKQVVVDVMEKTMFLLNHIVDGSLDEGVAYGSYTAKSVTQYVFLAQRHFNINNLDNNWLKMHFWFYYATLLPGFQRTVGIADSNYNWFYGPESQLVFLDKFVLKNGAGNWLAQQIRRHRPKDGPMVPSTAQRWSTLHTEYIWYDPQLTPQPPAEYGTAKMHMFPNWGVVTYGAGLPNTQTNTFVSFKSGKLGGRAVYDIVHFQPYSWIDGWRSFNPGHEHPDQNSFTFAPNGQVFVSEALYGPKLSHLNNVLVFAPSPTSQCNKPWEGQLGECAQWLKWTGEEVGDAAGEIITASQHGDMIFVSGEAVSAYSSAMKLKSVYRALLLLNSQTLLVVDHVEKQEDSPIKSVSAFFHNLDIDFKYIPYRFMNRYNGALMDVWDAHYKMFWFDHRGSSPLASIQEAEQAAEFKKRWTQFVNVTFQMESAITRIAYVFYGPYVNVSSCRFIDNSNSGLQLSLNVNNTDHVVSIVTDYQNLKTRKLMRWILILVIALWSIELLDVWSACTQPICAKWARPETEATGQALAPGGQRTDPPDIVITSLPGSGAELLKQLFFNSSDFLYIRVPTAYIDIPETELEIDSFVDACEWTASEVHSVRFRLLRGWLQSLVRDTKLHLQNIHLHEPSRGKLAQYFTMNKDKKRKLKRRESLAEQRSRMKGAFDRDAEYVRALRRHLVHYPSARPVLSLGSGSWTLKLHFFHEVLGASMRALYVVRDPRAWVYSMLYSSKPSLYSLKNVQEHLAKLFKTEGSAGRCTLNSGYAVEYELLRKELLASRPHPVSLLAHAWLANTAAALRLNADLLPTSYQLIKFEDLVHFPQNTTERIFAFLGIPLSPATLNQILFATSTNLFYLPYEGEISPTNTNLWKRNLPKDEIKLIENICWTLMDRLGYPKFMD comes from the exons ATGGCGTTAATGTTTACAGGACATTGCTTATTTTTAGTATTAGTGATGTTTGCTTTCTCTACTTTGGAGGAATCTGTGAGCAATTACTCTGACTGGGCAGTTTTCCCAGATGACATAGATCCATTTAAGACACAGAGAGTGCAAGATGTCAGACCCAATCAAAAACCGAAGAAGAGTACGCTTCATCCACGCTTGTATTTTGATGCTGGAGAGATCCAAGCAATGAGACAGAAGTCTCGCACAACCCATTTGCACCTTTTTAGAGCGATCAGAAGTGCGGTGACTGCTATGCTGTCGAACCCGACATACTACCTCCCTCCACCCAAGCATGCTGATTTTGCTGCCAAGTGGAATGAAATCTATGGGAACAATCTGCCTCCTTTAGCCCTGTACTGTTTGCTGTGCCCGGAAGACAAAGTTGCCTTTGAATTTGCCTTGGAATACATGGACAGGATGGTGGGCTACAAAGACTGGCTGGTGGAGAATGCACCAGGGGATGAGGTTCCAGTTGGCCATTCCCTAACAGGTTTTGCCACTGCCTTTGACTTTTTATATAACTTATTAGATGGTCGTCGGAGACAAAAATACCTAGAAAAAATATGGGTTATTACTGAGGAAATGTATGAATATTCTAAGGTCCGCTCTTGGGGCAAACAACTTCTTCACAACCATCAAGCTACTAACATGATAGCACTGCTGACCGGGGCTTTGGTGACTGGGGTAGATAAAGGGACTAAGGTAAATCTATGGAAACAGGTTGTAGTAGATGTGATGGAAAAGACAATGTTTCTGTTGAATCACATTGTCGATGGCTCTTTGGATGAAGGTGTGGCCTATGGAAGCTACACAGCTAAATCAGTCACACAGTATGTTTTTCTGGCCCAGCGCCACTTTAATATCAACAACTTGGATAACAACTGGTTAAAAATGCACTTTTGGTTTTATTATGCCACCCTTTTGCCAGGCTTCCAAAGGACCGTGGGGATAGCAGATTCCAATTATAACTGGTTTTATGGTCCTGAGAGCCAGTTAGTTTTTTTGGATAAGTTTGTCttaaagaatggagctggaaatTGGTTAGCTCAGCAAATCAGAAGGCACCGACCTAAAGATGGACCCATGGTCCCCTCCACCGCCCAGAGGTGGAGTACCCTTCACACTGAATACATCTGGTATGACCCCCAGCTCACCCCACAGCCTCCTGCAGAATATGGCACTGCAAAAATGCACATGTTCCCTAACTGGGGTGTGGTCACTTATGGGGCCGGGCTGCCAAATACACAGACCAATACCTTTGTGTCTTTTAAGTCTGGGAAGCTAGGAGGGCGTGCTGTGTATGACATAGTTCACTTCCAGCCATACTCCTGGATTGATGGGTGGAGGAGCTTCAACCCTGGACATGAACATCCGGATCAGAACTCATTTACCTTTGCCCCCAACGGGCAGGTGTTTGTTTCCGAAGCCCTCTATGGACCTAAGTTGAGCCACCTGAACAACGTACTGGTGTTCGCGCCGTCACCCACGAGTCAGTGTAATAAGCCCTGGGAAGGTCAGCTGGGAGAATGTGCACAGTGGCTCAAGTGGACCGGCGAGGAGGTTGGTGATGCGGCCGGGGAAATCATTACTGCCTCTCAGCACGGGGACATGATATTTGTGAGTGGGGAAGCCGTATCAGCTTACTCTTCAGCAATGAAGCTGAAAAGCGTGTATCGGGCTTTGCTTCTCTTAAACTCTCAGACTCTGCTAGTTGTTGATCATGTCGAGAAGCAAGAAGATTCcccaataaaatctgtcagtgccTTCTTCCATAATCTGGATATTGATTTTAAATACATCCCATATAGGTTCATGAACAGGTATAATGGCGCCTTGATGGACGTGTGGGATGCTCACTACAAGATGTTTTGGTTTGATCATCGTGGCAGTAGCCCCCTTGCTAGTATACAGGAAGCAGAGCAAGCCGCTGAATTTAAGAAACGGTGGACTCAGTTTGTCAATGTTACGTTTCAGATGGAATCCGCAATCACAAGAATCGCATATGTCTTCTATGGACCATACGTCAATGTTTCCAGTTGCAGATTTATTGATAATTCCAATTCTGGACTTCAGCTTTCTCTCAATGTCAATAACACCGACCATGTTGTTTCGATCGTGACTGACTACCAGAACTTGAAGACAAG AAAGCTTATGCGGTGGATCCTCATCCTTGTTATTGCCTTGTGGTCCATTGAGCTGCTGGACGTGTGGAGCGCTTGCACGCAGCCCATCTGTGCCAAGTGGGCGAGGCCGGAGACCGAGGCGACCGGGCAGGCGCTGGCCCCCGGAGGCCAGCGCACAGACCCGCCGGACATCGTCATTACCTCACTTCCTGGTTCCGGAGCTGAGCTTCTCAAACAACTCTTCTTCAACAGCAGTGACTTCCTCTACATCCGGGTCCCCACAGCCTACATTGACATTCCGGAAACGGAATTGGAAATCGACTCCTTTGTGGACGCCTGTGAATGGACGGCGTCCGAAGTCCACAGCGTGCGTTTCCGTTTACTCCGAGGCTGGTTGCAGTCCTTGGTCCGAGACACGAAACTCCATTTGCAGAACATCCATCTACATGAACCCAGTAGGGGGAAACTGGCCCAGTATTTTACCATGaataaagacaagaaaaggaagttGAAAAGGAGAGAGTCTCTGGCAGAACAAAGAAGCAGAATGAAAGGCGCCTTTGACAGAGACGCTGAATACGTCAGGGCTCTGCGGAGACACCTGGTCCACTACCCCAGTGCGCGGCCGGTGCTCAGCCTGGGCAGCGGGAGCTGGACGTTAAAGCTGCATTTCTTTCACGAGGTGTTGGGAGCCTCTATGAGGGCCTTGTACGTGGTGAGGGACCCTCGGGCGTGGGTTTATTCCATGCTGTACAGTAGTAAACCTAGCCTTTACTCTTTGAAGAATGTACAAGAGCACTTAGCTAAGCTGTTTAAAACGGAGGGAAGCGCAGGCCGTTGTACCTTGAACTCAGGCTATGCTGTGGAGTATGAATTGCTGCGGAAGGAACTGTTGGCATCCAGACCTCACCCAGTCTCGCTGCTGGCCCATGCGTGGCTGGCAAACACGGCCGCTGCCCTGAGGCTAAATGCAGACCTGCTGCCCACCAGCTACCAATTAATCAAGTTTGAAGATCTTGTGCATTTCCCTCAGAATACCACGGAAAGGATTTTTGCCTTCCTTGGAATTCCTTTATCTCCTGCTACTTTAAACCAAATATTGTTTGCCACCTCCACGAACCTTTTCTATCTTCCCTACGAAGGGGAGATATCACCCACTAATACTAACCTTTGGAAACGAAACTTGCCGAAGGATGAAATTAAACTGATTGAGAACATCTGCTGGACGCTGATGGATCGTCTAGGATACCCAAAGTTTATGGACTGA
- the DSEL gene encoding dermatan-sulfate epimerase-like protein isoform X1 has product MALMFTGHCLFLVLVMFAFSTLEESVSNYSDWAVFPDDIDPFKTQRVQDVRPNQKPKKSTLHPRLYFDAGEIQAMRQKSRTTHLHLFRAIRSAVTAMLSNPTYYLPPPKHADFAAKWNEIYGNNLPPLALYCLLCPEDKVAFEFALEYMDRMVGYKDWLVENAPGDEVPVGHSLTGFATAFDFLYNLLDGRRRQKYLEKIWVITEEMYEYSKVRSWGKQLLHNHQATNMIALLTGALVTGVDKGTKVNLWKQVVVDVMEKTMFLLNHIVDGSLDEGVAYGSYTAKSVTQYVFLAQRHFNINNLDNNWLKMHFWFYYATLLPGFQRTVGIADSNYNWFYGPESQLVFLDKFVLKNGAGNWLAQQIRRHRPKDGPMVPSTAQRWSTLHTEYIWYDPQLTPQPPAEYGTAKMHMFPNWGVVTYGAGLPNTQTNTFVSFKSGKLGGRAVYDIVHFQPYSWIDGWRSFNPGHEHPDQNSFTFAPNGQVFVSEALYGPKLSHLNNVLVFAPSPTSQCNKPWEGQLGECAQWLKWTGEEVGDAAGEIITASQHGDMIFVSGEAVSAYSSAMKLKSVYRALLLLNSQTLLVVDHVEKQEDSPIKSVSAFFHNLDIDFKYIPYRFMNRYNGALMDVWDAHYKMFWFDHRGSSPLASIQEAEQAAEFKKRWTQFVNVTFQMESAITRIAYVFYGPYVNVSSCRFIDNSNSGLQLSLNVNNTDHVVSIVTDYQNLKTRFDYLGFGGFATVADQAQVTRFGLGTEAIVKPIRHDRVIFPFGFKFNVAVGLILCIGLVILTFQWRFYLSFRKLMRWILILVIALWSIELLDVWSACTQPICAKWARPETEATGQALAPGGQRTDPPDIVITSLPGSGAELLKQLFFNSSDFLYIRVPTAYIDIPETELEIDSFVDACEWTASEVHSVRFRLLRGWLQSLVRDTKLHLQNIHLHEPSRGKLAQYFTMNKDKKRKLKRRESLAEQRSRMKGAFDRDAEYVRALRRHLVHYPSARPVLSLGSGSWTLKLHFFHEVLGASMRALYVVRDPRAWVYSMLYSSKPSLYSLKNVQEHLAKLFKTEGSAGRCTLNSGYAVEYELLRKELLASRPHPVSLLAHAWLANTAAALRLNADLLPTSYQLIKFEDLVHFPQNTTERIFAFLGIPLSPATLNQILFATSTNLFYLPYEGEISPTNTNLWKRNLPKDEIKLIENICWTLMDRLGYPKFMD; this is encoded by the coding sequence ATGGCGTTAATGTTTACAGGACATTGCTTATTTTTAGTATTAGTGATGTTTGCTTTCTCTACTTTGGAGGAATCTGTGAGCAATTACTCTGACTGGGCAGTTTTCCCAGATGACATAGATCCATTTAAGACACAGAGAGTGCAAGATGTCAGACCCAATCAAAAACCGAAGAAGAGTACGCTTCATCCACGCTTGTATTTTGATGCTGGAGAGATCCAAGCAATGAGACAGAAGTCTCGCACAACCCATTTGCACCTTTTTAGAGCGATCAGAAGTGCGGTGACTGCTATGCTGTCGAACCCGACATACTACCTCCCTCCACCCAAGCATGCTGATTTTGCTGCCAAGTGGAATGAAATCTATGGGAACAATCTGCCTCCTTTAGCCCTGTACTGTTTGCTGTGCCCGGAAGACAAAGTTGCCTTTGAATTTGCCTTGGAATACATGGACAGGATGGTGGGCTACAAAGACTGGCTGGTGGAGAATGCACCAGGGGATGAGGTTCCAGTTGGCCATTCCCTAACAGGTTTTGCCACTGCCTTTGACTTTTTATATAACTTATTAGATGGTCGTCGGAGACAAAAATACCTAGAAAAAATATGGGTTATTACTGAGGAAATGTATGAATATTCTAAGGTCCGCTCTTGGGGCAAACAACTTCTTCACAACCATCAAGCTACTAACATGATAGCACTGCTGACCGGGGCTTTGGTGACTGGGGTAGATAAAGGGACTAAGGTAAATCTATGGAAACAGGTTGTAGTAGATGTGATGGAAAAGACAATGTTTCTGTTGAATCACATTGTCGATGGCTCTTTGGATGAAGGTGTGGCCTATGGAAGCTACACAGCTAAATCAGTCACACAGTATGTTTTTCTGGCCCAGCGCCACTTTAATATCAACAACTTGGATAACAACTGGTTAAAAATGCACTTTTGGTTTTATTATGCCACCCTTTTGCCAGGCTTCCAAAGGACCGTGGGGATAGCAGATTCCAATTATAACTGGTTTTATGGTCCTGAGAGCCAGTTAGTTTTTTTGGATAAGTTTGTCttaaagaatggagctggaaatTGGTTAGCTCAGCAAATCAGAAGGCACCGACCTAAAGATGGACCCATGGTCCCCTCCACCGCCCAGAGGTGGAGTACCCTTCACACTGAATACATCTGGTATGACCCCCAGCTCACCCCACAGCCTCCTGCAGAATATGGCACTGCAAAAATGCACATGTTCCCTAACTGGGGTGTGGTCACTTATGGGGCCGGGCTGCCAAATACACAGACCAATACCTTTGTGTCTTTTAAGTCTGGGAAGCTAGGAGGGCGTGCTGTGTATGACATAGTTCACTTCCAGCCATACTCCTGGATTGATGGGTGGAGGAGCTTCAACCCTGGACATGAACATCCGGATCAGAACTCATTTACCTTTGCCCCCAACGGGCAGGTGTTTGTTTCCGAAGCCCTCTATGGACCTAAGTTGAGCCACCTGAACAACGTACTGGTGTTCGCGCCGTCACCCACGAGTCAGTGTAATAAGCCCTGGGAAGGTCAGCTGGGAGAATGTGCACAGTGGCTCAAGTGGACCGGCGAGGAGGTTGGTGATGCGGCCGGGGAAATCATTACTGCCTCTCAGCACGGGGACATGATATTTGTGAGTGGGGAAGCCGTATCAGCTTACTCTTCAGCAATGAAGCTGAAAAGCGTGTATCGGGCTTTGCTTCTCTTAAACTCTCAGACTCTGCTAGTTGTTGATCATGTCGAGAAGCAAGAAGATTCcccaataaaatctgtcagtgccTTCTTCCATAATCTGGATATTGATTTTAAATACATCCCATATAGGTTCATGAACAGGTATAATGGCGCCTTGATGGACGTGTGGGATGCTCACTACAAGATGTTTTGGTTTGATCATCGTGGCAGTAGCCCCCTTGCTAGTATACAGGAAGCAGAGCAAGCCGCTGAATTTAAGAAACGGTGGACTCAGTTTGTCAATGTTACGTTTCAGATGGAATCCGCAATCACAAGAATCGCATATGTCTTCTATGGACCATACGTCAATGTTTCCAGTTGCAGATTTATTGATAATTCCAATTCTGGACTTCAGCTTTCTCTCAATGTCAATAACACCGACCATGTTGTTTCGATCGTGACTGACTACCAGAACTTGAAGACAAGGTTTGACTACTTGGGATTTGGCGGCTTTGCCACTGTGGCTGATCAGGCCCAAGTAACCCGCTTCGGTTTGGGCACTGAGGCAATAGTAAAGCCCATAAGACACGATAGAGTTATTTTCCCCTTTGGATTTAAATTTAATGTAGCAGTTGGGTTGATTTTGTGCATCGGCCTGGTGATCTTAACTTTTCAGTGGCGGTTTTACCTTTCTTTTAGAAAGCTTATGCGGTGGATCCTCATCCTTGTTATTGCCTTGTGGTCCATTGAGCTGCTGGACGTGTGGAGCGCTTGCACGCAGCCCATCTGTGCCAAGTGGGCGAGGCCGGAGACCGAGGCGACCGGGCAGGCGCTGGCCCCCGGAGGCCAGCGCACAGACCCGCCGGACATCGTCATTACCTCACTTCCTGGTTCCGGAGCTGAGCTTCTCAAACAACTCTTCTTCAACAGCAGTGACTTCCTCTACATCCGGGTCCCCACAGCCTACATTGACATTCCGGAAACGGAATTGGAAATCGACTCCTTTGTGGACGCCTGTGAATGGACGGCGTCCGAAGTCCACAGCGTGCGTTTCCGTTTACTCCGAGGCTGGTTGCAGTCCTTGGTCCGAGACACGAAACTCCATTTGCAGAACATCCATCTACATGAACCCAGTAGGGGGAAACTGGCCCAGTATTTTACCATGaataaagacaagaaaaggaagttGAAAAGGAGAGAGTCTCTGGCAGAACAAAGAAGCAGAATGAAAGGCGCCTTTGACAGAGACGCTGAATACGTCAGGGCTCTGCGGAGACACCTGGTCCACTACCCCAGTGCGCGGCCGGTGCTCAGCCTGGGCAGCGGGAGCTGGACGTTAAAGCTGCATTTCTTTCACGAGGTGTTGGGAGCCTCTATGAGGGCCTTGTACGTGGTGAGGGACCCTCGGGCGTGGGTTTATTCCATGCTGTACAGTAGTAAACCTAGCCTTTACTCTTTGAAGAATGTACAAGAGCACTTAGCTAAGCTGTTTAAAACGGAGGGAAGCGCAGGCCGTTGTACCTTGAACTCAGGCTATGCTGTGGAGTATGAATTGCTGCGGAAGGAACTGTTGGCATCCAGACCTCACCCAGTCTCGCTGCTGGCCCATGCGTGGCTGGCAAACACGGCCGCTGCCCTGAGGCTAAATGCAGACCTGCTGCCCACCAGCTACCAATTAATCAAGTTTGAAGATCTTGTGCATTTCCCTCAGAATACCACGGAAAGGATTTTTGCCTTCCTTGGAATTCCTTTATCTCCTGCTACTTTAAACCAAATATTGTTTGCCACCTCCACGAACCTTTTCTATCTTCCCTACGAAGGGGAGATATCACCCACTAATACTAACCTTTGGAAACGAAACTTGCCGAAGGATGAAATTAAACTGATTGAGAACATCTGCTGGACGCTGATGGATCGTCTAGGATACCCAAAGTTTATGGACTGA